catggaacatcagaaattatagatacgttggagacgtatcaggaagcaACAGAAGATCTTTCTCAATGCACACAAGATCAAGAATGTGCAACTGTTCCAGCGCATCATCAATGAACCGAAAGTCAGTGGTGGTGTAGAGACTGAAGTGATCCATATTCAGATATTTGGGAACCACATAGAAACCCTGCTTCATAGGGTCTGAGTCATCATAGAAGTCATTCCACATCTGATCTTGAGTCTTAGTCCAAAACAACTTGTCACGACCAGTGGGTAGGtcctttctgcaaagcaataaggATTTTCTTGCCGTATGGCCCTCCACTGACCAACAGGAATCTCAGCAACATTCTCACTAAGCACATTTTCTTCTTCCTGAGGAGGAATATGCTCGCCTTTGTTTTTTCCCTGGTGGTCTTGAGCTTAGTTGCACTACCACGGCTACCACCGGGACCTCCAGGGGTACCTCTAGGAACACGACCACTGGTGCGGCAACCACCTGGCCTCGCATTCCTCTCAGTCCTCTATCTCTTTTCTGCAATCACAGGATCATCACTTCTATACTCATCATCTGTGAAGAAGCATATAGAGGATAGCACAAGATTAGTGTACATGTCAGAGCAAAGGAGTCCAAATAATGGATGAGGGTTGAACAAGCGACAAGTTCGAAAAATTTGGAGACAGTAATTTTCGGCGAGCAAACCGGCAGTGCTAGAAAAATCGCCAGAAATTCTGGTTACAGCAGCCGGCAGACTAGGCCCTGTGATGGTGCTTATTGTAACACCGACTTCACActattggggaaccccaagaggaaggtatgatgagcacaacgtccagttttccctcagtaagaaaccaaggtttaatcgaccagtaggagaaaggagtgacttctgaaggtgttgctagctaacTATTGGCAAGgcgcactaccggcatcagcaacaacgtggaacctgcacacaacacaaccaaagtatttttccccaacttatagtgaggttgtcaatctcaccagtttgcttaacacaaaggattagacgtatcgagtggaaaaaaTGTTTACAGcaattaaagagaacaatgcttACAGTAAGTAAACAAAGTAGGATTGCAGTGGATGAATTTATCactgtaaaggaaaggaccggtgtccacagttcactagatgtgtctctccataaagataaataacatgatgggtgaacaaattacagctgagcAATTGACATAATACCGACCATACattacaagatgattactatgagggattcgtttgggcattacaacataatacatagactgtaatccaactgcgtctatgactaataattcaCCTTCCGGTTATTGTctcaaccccttccagtattaagttgcaaacaacagattatcgcattaagcaatgtgtgtaaagtaaacaatagaattaccctcggataaaatattgttgttttctccctagtagcaacaacacatctacaatcttaaaagttattgtcactcttcgagaaaactagaggcatgaacctactatcgagcataaatacttcctcttggagtcacaaacatctacttggccagagtatctactagcaacagagagcatgcaaaatcacaaataacatatgatgggaatatataatcgatctcaacatagtattcaatattcatcggatctcagcaaacacaacatgtagcattacataaggatgatctcaatcatgtagggcagctcacaagatctaaacatgaggcacaaattggagaagacaaccatctagctactgctatggacccgtagtgcaGGGATGAAAtactcatgcatcacttcggaggcgggcatggcgatgtagatgcctccggtgatgatgTCCCTCTTCAGCAAggtgccaggaagagcttcagaaccctcccgagctagagtCTGCGATGGTggtcgcgacggaacttttcgtggatggaggctcgggtatttaggtttttcccgagatcgtgaataaataggcggaagggcgaggtcggtggaggccaggggggcaCACCACCAGTTGGTGCGGGCCTAGGCCTGGCCGTGCCAAGGCAAggtgtggccaccctgtggctcctcttcgacccccctctggactctgtcctcgttacggaaaaatattgacttcggcttttgtttcgtccaattccgagaatatttcctgtacaacttttctgaaataaaaaacagcaaaaaaacagagaactggaactgtggcatcttgttaataggttagtgccggaaaatgtataaaagtgcaatgaagtatgaacaaaacatataaattggtgtaaaacaagcatggagcgtcaaaaattatagatacgtttgtgaTGTATCATCATGCGCCGGAACGTTCCGGCAGGTAAACCGGCGGACCGGTTCGGCAACCGGGAAATTCCGGCGCCAGACCCGACTGGCTGGAACTCCTGCCGAAAACACACAGGGAACTGCATTGTGTGTATAAATTTCCAATTTTTTTCAAAAAGCATGCTCAAAACTTGTACAAAGCTACCATTAGGCGGGTGAAGACCCTCAAGTGAGGTGGTAGGTCTCCAAGACAACACACAcaaaaacctaaccctaaccctagatctTAACAACCTCATATATGCAGAATAAAACGGAGGCAATCAAGAACTAAAGGGGAAGAGAGCAAAGATTACCCGAGGCCATCATCTCCCTTGCCCTAACTTGGCAGAGAGAGACTTCTATGGAGGTTCTTGGTGGGTGGATATCCAAGATCTCCCAATGAGGTGCAAGAATTGAAGAACCCTTTGGTGAAGATCCTCAAAATATCCCGATCTATCAATTTTGTGGTTGTTTGTGGAGTTCGAATGGATGAAATCTACTAGAGCAGGGTGGAGCAGCAGGAGGGGTGGCCATGGAGGGAGGAAGCTCGGGGAAGAATGAGGGAGGCTAACCCTAGGGGAATCCCGAGCTGTTTAGATGTAGGCGGCCCAAACCGGCAGCGGTGGGCTGTGCACCGGTTTGGAAAATCCAAACCAGCAcagaggccggtccgaccggtctGGCTGCGGAACCAGCTGTTGGAACCCTTTTTCGCCGGAGACACAAATATGTCATGTACATTAAATGGAGAGATAGGTAAGGAGTAGCAAAGACACAAGATGAGAAAAACACATGCTTTATAGGCATGTTCATTGGAGTGAAATTCAAAtaagatgtaaatagcaacacTGGTGAATGTActaggatgtcgcctagagggggtgaataggcggtgtataaaaacttctacttgagagctaaactaggcgaaataaaactacacatgtgtttactagtttagctcaaagcctatcaactaggggtttgcctgaGAGCACCaccaacctatgctagcatgatgagcaacaaggtgataacaagataggtatagcatcaagcatgatagatatcacaatgtaaagcgcataggtaaaggagcttgggttgagaagtaaccggtgcacgaggaaacGACGAACATGTGTATGTACTTAGATAAACCATTAGTCCGCACAATAGCTCCGGTGTCATTGTTAACCAAAATAGTagttaagggtaaaatacccttacaagatCATTGCATGTGAGTCCACCAGGGAGGCGACTAAGTATCAACCCTCGGGCCACCTTGGTCTTGCATACCAACTCATTCTAATTGTCCTACCTGATTGGATATTCCCTCATCAACTGTAATTTTAGGATTGAGTAGAATGAAAGGTGGTGACGGGTTCCTAGGTTACACAATACCCACAAACTCAACAACTTAAGCAAGCGGGCTTAAGGACACGGGGGATCACCAATGTCGGTTCACTCCACTAGTTGGCCACTTGAGGAGAAGACAAGAAAACAAAGGGTATACCTTTCTCTTAGCAGCTTGTGCCATGGTAAGGTAAGAAAGGACCCAACAACATGGTTGGCTTCACAACAATACGAATACAAGACCGGTGAGACTCCGCTGACCTCAGTAGAGTCCCATCCCGAGAAATTAGGCTGATGTCAGCGTACTGAATGTACCTGACGATATCGAAGTCACCATGTGACGACCAACATAGTGTGTGATACTACACCGTGCACAACCACGCCATCCGATGTGGGAGAGACAATTAATTCAGCTTGTGTCCCATCAGGTGGGGCGGGACGCCGAGGCAACTCTTTTGTGTGACTATGCCACTatctctctctctatatatatacaTGTACCCTCCCACTAAGGGGAGAGGTCCCAACAATTCACCATTTACACACAATGATGCATGTATAATGAATCTATGTTGTTTATAGTTTGTTGTGTTATATTCCAACATATTTTGCATCTTATAATATTAGAATCATATTTTACACTGATTTTCAGGAATTTTCTAAAAGATAACCTTTATTTTGGTTCTAACTCTGTTTGGCAGAAAAACCTTATGTTTCTATTTTGCACTTTAAGGGAGTTTTCAGATTCAAAAAAAGGGCAAAGTCAAAGAGCACCCTTCAGAATTTTCAAGACGCCTCCAACAAGATAAAGTGGGCCAAAAGGAGATCAACATGCTGCAAATGAGGCCTAGTGGCGCATCGGGGTTATCCGAACGCGCCACTAGAGGGATTGCCCCCCAGGGTCGTCCAATTGGCATCAAACTTTTGCGTACGGGCGTGTTTTGACCTAAAACCCTCTATATACACCCATGTAGATCTTCCTCGTGATGCACAGATGCGGATATCAAAAATACATAACAAGAGAGTCTCCAGTCTGCTGCCGATGGAGATCAGAGGGGGGAACCGCTACGGAATCGCCTCTGAGTGCCTCAACCCCCTACAACATGGTCATCATCAACATATGCACCAACACCACCTTCATCCTctccatttccatgttttaatctCTTGGAAAACATGATTTTGAGTGCAATCTATTGTTTTCCCAAGATCTATTGTGTCTCTATGTCTAGATTTGAGTAGCGACTTGTTGATGGATATGGTGAAAGATTATGTTTATGGCTGCATAACATTTTGTTATCTTCTATATATGATGGTCTTATGTACTGATgcatgagtgcacacatatgtttgGGGAATGCATAAGGTTGTCAGCATTGCGTGTGTTTAGAGGTTAATCAACAAAATGTTGGAAACCATTTCTCGCTTTTTAGATGCATGATCATTAATAATGTGTTAATCAACAAGGGGGTAAACTAATGGGGACCTTGGAAATTATAGTGGTGTTGAACCTTATGTCTTAATAACTCCCTTGCTTCCTCGGAAATAGCCTTGGGACCAGTCAGTAGGGATGTATTACCTCGTGTTCACGGTTGCACCTATTTATGACTCCTCTTTTGAAGAAAAAATAGACTATCTTTATAAAAGTTAAATGTATAAATCTAGCTGGTATAAAACATGTGCTTCACTAATTGTCACAACCAAAACAAATGAAACAACCATATGCCAAGAACGTTTGATCCCTTGAGTTACCTTCATCCACTTAAACTTCCATAAGATCCCTTTCATCTTTAGTTGTAGCACTTAGTTGTTTTAGTTTATAACTTTCTAgttatcaaaaaataaaaaaaaatacggtatattttactttattgcattgcacgAATGgacatataagtgggttatagggcttcagataatagatagtttaccttcaATTCCTCGTGGGATCAACACTCAAATACTTATTGAACTTTGCTATAGTGATTCCCTGCTCTTGGGGATTATCACACGCACCATCCATCCTAGGCCACTCTACACCAAGAGCAGCGCAACTGAGGCTAGCTTCGAGAGAAGTCAACTGATTAGGGGAAAACCTCTTGTGTGACCGGATCTTCACAGATTCAGGGGGTTTGTGAATGTACACAAAGAACACGACAGATGAAGCGAGATGAAAGCGAGGATACCAACTCACACCACACGCacatcggttatcctcgttggcccaatTCACCAACTCAATAGAATCCACAAGAAAAATCACATAGATAGAACTGCAAGTGGAAATATTGCCAAAGCAAAGATAGAATTCAACTAGCAAAGAGATTGCAAATTGATAGAGTTTCAAAGCAGGAGATCAATAGTTATACATTTTAATGGATAAAAAAGATCCAAGTTAGGAAGGAGTCTTGATACAACTCAATAGATGGATGATCTAAGGAGAGGGGTTCCCACATGGGAGAGGCACATGCCTAGTTCTGTCTCATTTCTTCCGTACCTCACATTTGAGGGGGTAGGTAACTATATATAGTCCAAGGCAAAGGGCTAGCTAGGAGAGGATAAGGCTAAAATAGTGCACAACTCGAGGAATTTTGGTGGTGAGTTGACGGGACCGACTCCACACCGACTCGGTCGTTGGCCACTAATCTAGGCAATAGGCTCCACCGATTCTTCACTATACTCTAAATTAGTAAGGTTCGGTTGGAAAGTCGGTGGACCGCGTTAGTGGTTTGGTGGGCTCCCGACAATGCTAAAACTAGAATGGACCGAGGTGGTCCAATCGACCATGTGTGTCTAGCGATGCCGCTGACCGCGAGACAATAATCCTCCAAGCATTATAAAGTTTGGTCAATTATATAAAATAATATATTAATGTGTGTTGACTATCACGGTTGTTGATATAAATGCATGCCTACCAAACTAACGGACGGGTAACTGTTACTCACAACTTATAAATAAGCATTTTATTCTTCTACtacctccgtccataaataaatACGGAGTATATGAGATTTGTCTACGTAAGAAGTAAAAGAAGAGATGGGCAAATCACACAATTTTCGTCCACTTGGATTTTTCTTTATTCAACGAAAACGTGCTTCCCCTGATGAGATGCATCTTTATGCTGTTTGCATGGATCAGAACGTGAAGGTTGGAGACGTGGCACATCACAGGCATGAGCTGAGCATGAATCGTCATCGCCCGCAGGCCGCAGCAGCTTCAGCGGCACTATAAATAAACTTGTTGCAAACCCCCCATCATCTCCACCCAAGTCATTAGCGCAGAAACTGCAGcaagagcagcagcagcagcaatggaGGGCGCCGCGCAGGACCCGACCGCCGCCACCTTCTACTCCGCCGCCACCGGCCTCTACGCCAGCACCCACGCCCCCCTCCCGCTCCCCGCCGACCCCGCCCTCTCCCTCGTCCCGCACCTCTTCTCCCGCCTCCCTCTCCACCACCACGGCCAGCCTCATTCTCCCCCGTGCTTCATCGATGCCGCAACCGGCGCCTCCCTCTCCCGCGCCGACCTCCGCCGCCTCGTCTCCTCCCTCGCGCACGGCTTCCGCCGAGCCCACCACATCCGCGCCGGCGACGTCGTGCTCCTCGTGCTCCCAAACTCCATCGCCTTCCCCGTCGCCTTCCTCGCCGTCCTCGCCGCCGGCGGCGTCGCCACCACCATGAACCCCTCCAGCTCCCGCGCCGAGATCGCCGGACGCCTGCGGGACACCAGCCCATCCCTCATCCTCGCCTCCTCCGACAACGCGGCGAAGCTACCGCCCTCCGCAGCCCCGGTCCTCGTCGTGCCGGACACCTTCCCAGCCGCGGAGGACGAGTACGCGCCCTTCCGTGCGCTGCTCGATTCttccgccgccggcgccggcgcgacCGACGAGTTCCCGTCCGCGGAGGTGGGCCAGGACTCGGACGCCGCCTTCCTCTACTCCTCGGGGACCAGCGGCCGGAGCAAGGGCGTCGTGCTCACGCACCGCAACCTCATATCCATGGTCGAGCTCTTCGTGCGCTTCGAGGCGTCGCAGTACGCGCCACCTGCTTGTGACAATGTCTACCTGGCCGCGCTGCCCATGTTCCACGTCTACGGCCTCTCTCTCTTCGCCGTGGGCCTCCTCTCGCTCGGCACGCCGGTCGTGGTCATGAGGAGGTTCGACGTAGGCGAGGCGCTCAGGGCCATCCACAGGTTCAAGGTCACGCACTTGCCGCTCGTGCCGCCCATCATGGCGGCGCTGCTCAGAGCCAAGTCCGCAGGCGCCTTGTCGTTGGAGTCCTTGGTACAGGTCTCCAGCGGTGCAGCTCCGCTCGGCGGCAAACTCGTTCAAGACTTTCTCCAGGCTTTCCCACACGTCGATTTCATTCAGGTACAAACATTTTTtaattccaactctttgcactGTACTTTTCTGACTCTGAGTATAACATACCGTATTCGTTAGATTGCCTTGTCCACATATGTGAGGAATAGTCTATCTATCTACTACTTCCACTCATGTATTCAGGGGCCTTCTCACCTTAGAAAGTTCAGTCTGCCAATTTTACGCAATTAAAGTTGCAGTTAATTTTACTTTGTTACTTTGAATGGAGTAATCAAGTAGGGATTAACTGGTTTAAAACAAATTTTCCATATGGCAGTGTATCACGTTAGGCAAGCTCTTGGCTCAATTAAGAAATTTATCCTTGCGCAATTGCGACATATGTATGTGCCACACAACAAATCATTGTGTAGGAGTATTACTGATTTTAAAACAAGCTTTGCAAAATGGTTAATACTTTTCCAATCAAGGACTGAAAGTTATTACTGCAATATTCATAATTTAGTTGCTTGCAATATGCTGAGTAAACTGCAAATTATTATGCAATTGAAGCACTCAAAGTAAGATAGCTGTACTGCTTTGTTTTTCTTTGTAGTTTTGCTCTTAGCTTTGCCCTGTTTTTTTTTGTGCTGGTTTTTTTCGggcttttttttttctcgttggCTTGTAAGACCCGTGTTATCTTAATGCCTTCTTCTAATACAAAGTGACGCAAACTGCGTGCAGTATTCTGAAAGCCACTGCTGCGACCCCAACTGCTTGCAATATTTAACCATGGCTGTCTATTAATTAATACAGTATATTTGGCCGTATGAGCTCAAGTTCTTAATTGCTTGTTGTACAGGAAAGCTTTAAATGGAAGTAATATATTCCATTTGTAAAGGAACACACCATTTTTTATTTTACATACCACATCAAACGGATTAGCAGAATTATATTTCTTCTAGAACTATATATGATCATCTTTTGTGTGGTGTACATATCAC
This Lolium perenne isolate Kyuss_39 chromosome 1, Kyuss_2.0, whole genome shotgun sequence DNA region includes the following protein-coding sequences:
- the LOC127312277 gene encoding 4-coumarate--CoA ligase-like 3; this translates as MEGAAQDPTAATFYSAATGLYASTHAPLPLPADPALSLVPHLFSRLPLHHHGQPHSPPCFIDAATGASLSRADLRRLVSSLAHGFRRAHHIRAGDVVLLVLPNSIAFPVAFLAVLAAGGVATTMNPSSSRAEIAGRLRDTSPSLILASSDNAAKLPPSAAPVLVVPDTFPAAEDEYAPFRALLDSSAAGAGATDEFPSAEVGQDSDAAFLYSSGTSGRSKGVVLTHRNLISMVELFVRFEASQYAPPACDNVYLAALPMFHVYGLSLFAVGLLSLGTPVVVMRRFDVGEALRAIHRFKVTHLPLVPPIMAALLRAKSAGALSLESLVQVSSGAAPLGGKLVQDFLQAFPHVDFIQGYGMTESTAVGTRGFNTSKHKKHASVGLLAPNMHAKILDVETGFCLPPGSCGELWLHGPAIMKGYLNDEDTCARSDGWLQTGDLAYFDSYGYIYIVGRLKDTIKYKGFQIAPADLEAVLVQHPEIVDVAVTSAEDEEAGEIPVAFVVRKSGSTLTCVQVMEYVAKQVSPYKKVRKVIFVEAIPKSAAGKVLRRLLKDSLTLDAAASNNKTNPSSRL